A region of the Candidatus Cloacimonadota bacterium genome:
TCGCAATCAGAAAAAGGTTGATGTTACGATTGAAGTTACAAAAAATTTGGGACGAAATTGGGAAATTGTAAATACGGACTTGGAGTTTACGAAGAAGGATGCCTTTACGATTCAATTCAATGTGAATGTGCCTGCTGAAGGTAAGAAAAAATTTGATTTTACGGTAATTTATAATTATTAAGGAAAATTCGAGTTGATCCTCCCGCTGGTGCATTGACTCGAATTATTTTGCCATGAAAAGATTCCTTCCCAATCTAACCACCGTCCTGCATTTGCTCGGATCAATTTTATTGGTGGTGGGATTTTTCTTCATTATTCCACTCTTATATTCTGCCTTAAATGGAGAAATATCAACCGAAAATACATTCTACGCATTTCTTTTTTCTGCCACAATATCTTTGGGAACAGGTTTGACATTAACCCGGATTTTTCCGGAAAAACCTCTTAATTCTGTTCAAGCAATTCTGGTTTGCAGTTTAGGTTGGATTGTTATTTCGGCAGTTGGCGCAATTCCATTTGTGCTCGGAATAGGTGCAAATTATCTTGATGCATATTTTGAAACGATGAGCGGATTTACAACTACCGGAATAACGATGTTCACCGGACTTGATTCTATGCCGAGAAGTATTTTACTCTGGAGGAGTATAATTCAATGGGTTGGTGGCTTAGGAATTCTTACTTTTTTCCTGTTTGTTACATCGCAGATAAGTGGTATCCACACTTTGTTTGGAGCGGAAAGCCATAAAATAAACTCCAAGCGCCTTGTTCCGGGAATGATGAATACAATAAAAATTCTTTGGGGAATCTATATCTTATTTACGTTAACAATTATCATCGCTCTGAAAATTGCGGGTACTTCGCTGTTTGATAGCATTTGCCACAGTTTTACGGCTCTTTCCACCGGCGGATTTTCCCCGTATGATGCCAGCATTGCTCATTATCAAATAATAGGCCATGCAAACTACATCTGGATTGAGTATATTATCATTTTGGGGATGCTCCTTGGTGGCACGGGCTTTCTGATTCATTATCGGATTTTACGAAGAGATTTTCGGGCGTTATACGATAATACGGAGATGAGATTGTGGGTTGGATTTATTACTTTTTTCACTCTCATTATTTTTCTGGAAATATATTTGAAATCGAAAGGAGTTTTTCTAAATTCCGATTCAGGAAGTTTTTGGAAGAATATTGAGGAGAATTTTCGTGCCACTCTTTTTCAAGTCATAGCAATAATTACCACAACCGGATTTGGAACAAAGGATATCGGATCTCCTTTTTTTGGATATTTAGCAAACCAACTTTTTTTGGTTATGATGGTTATCGGCGGTTGCGTCG
Encoded here:
- a CDS encoding TrkH family potassium uptake protein, producing the protein MKRFLPNLTTVLHLLGSILLVVGFFFIIPLLYSALNGEISTENTFYAFLFSATISLGTGLTLTRIFPEKPLNSVQAILVCSLGWIVISAVGAIPFVLGIGANYLDAYFETMSGFTTTGITMFTGLDSMPRSILLWRSIIQWVGGLGILTFFLFVTSQISGIHTLFGAESHKINSKRLVPGMMNTIKILWGIYILFTLTIIIALKIAGTSLFDSICHSFTALSTGGFSPYDASIAHYQIIGHANYIWIEYIIILGMLLGGTGFLIHYRILRRDFRALYDNTEMRLWVGFITFFTLIIFLEIYLKSKGVFLNSDSGSFWKNIEENFRATLFQVIAIITTTGFGTKDIGSPFFGYLANQLFLVMMVIGGCVGSTAGGIKMLRIGILFKLIKREIHKVVSPRKSINYVLVDKNRINPDEIYRVTALFFAWIALLVFGGIVTALFSDLDGLSSFSGMCSAVGNIGPCYISVEQMTQLNPIIKIVYIFGMLAGRLEILPVFLLFSPRAWKY